AAGCGCGGCGCAGGCGGACTCGCTGCGCGGCGCCCTGGAGACGCAGCATGCGTGCGGGCTCCTCGAGGCACGCCTCGTCGATGCGCGCGAAGCGCTGGAGATCCAGCCTTGTCTCGCCCCCGGGGAAATCCTGGGAGGAGCCTGGTGTCCTACGGACGGTTTCATCCGGCCCCTGAAGATCCTGGAGGGCTACTTGGCGGCGGCCTCGCGCCATGGGTTGCGGATCGAGTGGGACGTCGAGGTGGAGGATCTGGAGATTGGTCCCGGCGGCAGGATCTGCCGCGTGCGGACATCACGAGGGAGCGTCGCCTGCGAAGTGGTGGTCAATGCGGCCGGCGCCTGGGCCGCGCCGCTGGCGGAGCTGGCCGGAATTGCGCTGCCCGTGAAGCCGGTAAAGCGCCAGGTGGCGGCCACCGCCGTGACCCGGGTGCTTCCGGAAGGGATGCCGATGACGATCTTCGCGGGCAACGGGTTCCACGTGCGGGTCCGCGATGGCAGGGTGCTGCTCCTGAGACCCGATCCGCCGGCCACCCCCGATCCTTACGACACTCTCGTCGAGCCTGTCTGGATCGATTCCCTCATGAAGGAAGCCCGCGACAGGATCCCGGCGCTGCGCGATGTGCCGGTGGATGTTTCCGCCAGCTGGGCCGGGCTGTATGAGATCTCCCCCGACCGGCACGCGCTGGTCGGCGCTCTTCCCGAATGCGACAACTTCTTCTGCCTGACCGGCGCCTCGGGTCACGGCGTCATGCATGCTCCCGCGCTGGGTCAGATCCTGGCGGAGATCGTCTCCACGGGACGGTCGCTATCCATCGATGCGACGCCGCTGCGGCCCGCTCGCTTCCGGGAAGGCT
This genomic window from Candidatus Polarisedimenticolia bacterium contains:
- a CDS encoding FAD-binding oxidoreductase; the protein is MISSASAVIIGGGVLGASAAFHLVAAGWKDLLLLDRYPAPGLGSTGRATGGFRAQFSTPVNIGLSLLSRQKLLRFQEETGVDPGYLPAGYLVLAESAAQADSLRGALETQHACGLLEARLVDAREALEIQPCLAPGEILGGAWCPTDGFIRPLKILEGYLAAASRHGLRIEWDVEVEDLEIGPGGRICRVRTSRGSVACEVVVNAAGAWAAPLAELAGIALPVKPVKRQVAATAVTRVLPEGMPMTIFAGNGFHVRVRDGRVLLLRPDPPATPDPYDTLVEPVWIDSLMKEARDRIPALRDVPVDVSASWAGLYEISPDRHALVGALPECDNFFCLTGASGHGVMHAPALGQILAEIVSTGRSLSIDATPLRPARFREGCLNEAGEIL